In Flavobacterium piscisymbiosum, the sequence ATATATTCAAATTGTGTTACTTTATCGTCTAACATTATTGGCTCTCCTTTACTGGTAAACTGTTTTCCGCCTAACCAACAATCTTTTAGTCTTTGGTCATCCGGATCATAGGTATCTATAAATTGTGGTATTCCGCCAGTTCCGTTCCAGGGACCTCCGGCCAAATCATAAGTAGCCTGACTTGCTGCTGCCAATGTTCTGTACGGCCAGCTTGTTCCGGGAGCTTTTACCTGATCAAAAGGAATGGATAATATTTGTTCTGTTGAAAATTCATTTTTTATGATGAAATTGTCCAAATAATTATTTGTCAATCTAAACCCTCCATTATTGATAACATCATTGACCTGAGCCAAAGCTTCATCCCATTTAGGTGTTCCTAAATAAACACCGGCATTTAGATACAATTTTGCCAAAGTCATTTTTACAGCCCACTGATTAATTTTACCATAAGTCGAAGAATTATTTTTATCGCTTAAATAAGGTAAAGCTGTTTTTAGTTCCTTTTCTACAAAATCAAATACTTCTTTCCCTGTATTTTGAACCGGTAAATATCCCGGAGGATTGATATATGAAGTTACAATAGGGACATTTCTAAAATTATCCAGCAGTAAATAATAATAAATGGCTCTTAATGCTTTTAATTCCTGAATGACATTCTCTTTGTTTTCGACACCGTCTATTTGCTCTAGTTGGTATATTGCTCTATTGACTTTATTTACTCCTGTAAACATATAATACCAGTTACCCTCTGCCATAGGAAGTGCAGTACCCCAGGTATGTTTGTGCATGGTAATATAATAATCTCCCCAACCAATACCGTTTCTTTGAGGTGTTACCATTAGATCCGATGAATCTTCATACAGGTTAAAAATAGCATCCCAGTCTGCATAAATTTGTCTGAATGAGTTGTAAGCTGGTGCAACAATACTGGCTAAATCTTCCGAAGTTAATTTAGTATCCTCGGCACTTACCTTATCATAAACGGTCTCGTCTAAATTGGTACATCCTGTTCCTAAAAGAAATAAACCCGAAATAAGAATTTTATATACTATATTTTTATTTTTCATTTTGATTTAATTTAAAAAGTTACATTTAAACCTAGTGTGATACCTCTGGTACTTGGATATTTATCTCTATTATCCATTCCCTGCGACAAAGGATCTTGTCTTTTTATTTCCGGATCCAATCCTTTGTATTTAGTAAATGTGGCTAAGTTATTTCCAGACACATACAATCGCATTGCATTTATAATTTTGAATGGTGTTACATCAAAATTATACGAGAAGGTTACATTATCTACTTTTACATAATCTCCTTGTTCAACATAATAACTTACGTAGGTTTGGTTGTAGTTTAATACCGCTTTATCATACACTTTATCATATGCACTATCTAACATATTATAAGCAATGGTTGGATTTTCATAAAACATACGTTGTGTGTTTAGTATTTGAAAATCGAAAGCTCCTGTTAATACAACACTTAAGTCAAATTTTTTGTAGGTAAAAGTATTCGTCCACCCCGCATAATATTGCGGAATACCATTTCCTAAATATTGTTTGTTACTATCATTATACATTTCTGTGGTAAGTGTTTTTCTTGTTCCGTCTGGCAATTCTACAATCCATTTCCCATCGGTAGTAATATCTACAGATTTTAGTCCCCAAAAATTACCTATTGGTTGTCCAACTTCTAATCGATGTGTTTCAAATGAAATTGGATCTCCTGTGTTTCCTGTATTCAAAAAATCTCCTTCAATTTTATATAAGTCATTAGAAAGACTTGTTAGCTTATTTTTATTGTGTGAAAAAGTCATTGAAGAATTCCAATTAAAGTCTTT encodes:
- a CDS encoding RagB/SusD family nutrient uptake outer membrane protein, which translates into the protein MKNKNIVYKILISGLFLLGTGCTNLDETVYDKVSAEDTKLTSEDLASIVAPAYNSFRQIYADWDAIFNLYEDSSDLMVTPQRNGIGWGDYYITMHKHTWGTALPMAEGNWYYMFTGVNKVNRAIYQLEQIDGVENKENVIQELKALRAIYYYLLLDNFRNVPIVTSYINPPGYLPVQNTGKEVFDFVEKELKTALPYLSDKNNSSTYGKINQWAVKMTLAKLYLNAGVYLGTPKWDEALAQVNDVINNGGFRLTNNYLDNFIIKNEFSTEQILSIPFDQVKAPGTSWPYRTLAAASQATYDLAGGPWNGTGGIPQFIDTYDPDDQRLKDCWLGGKQFTSKGEPIMLDDKVTQFEYINYMTSVDGTEPNEGYRMVKYEIGPGVVGQASNDVPFYRLADAMMIKAECLLRKGDAGGAAAIVTEVRQRNFKNTNPAKAVVSGAKLLGGSVYKYGTYQAGVITNYEGGADIQYGGFLDELAWEFVGEAHRRQDLIRFGIYSTKSWFSKKGDPADSFRAIFPIPQSEMAKNSNLKQNPGY